In one window of Henckelia pumila isolate YLH828 chromosome 1, ASM3356847v2, whole genome shotgun sequence DNA:
- the LOC140875942 gene encoding uncharacterized protein has translation MAESGNNASRGRGRGRPRIDVNTKVNQAAGRLEQLRMDELVARFHTMRPPRYFGNEGPEKAEIWITEIEDLFDLIEYPSAQRLKLALHQLKDRAKMWWATTLMTLESQKVTPSWDVFKLKFRESYCPPSFYSAKSTEFHNLKQGNMSVQDYADTFYELLKYAPHVAASQGAIVESFTEGLDDRLHPFVSTGKPMNYPEAVELAKRAEASFRRRGGNKTPIQHQSGKQSSSHFSTSSLRPKGKQFKKSGSSSTSSEGSGKQSGQRYTGPYCDNCGGKHFSNQCVGVQGLCNVCGRPGHFARVCPSQTGKSVQAGSGTPGGKFSAPSHSSQQSSRPHQQSRGQGGQQNQPPVRVFALTEDEAQAAPGYPSDFSAPGGGSAGGAR, from the coding sequence ATGGCTGAAAGTGGTAATAATGCTAGTCGTGGTCGTGGTCGTGGGAGACCTCGCATTGATGTTAATACTAAGGTTAACCAAGCTGCTGGACGATTAGAACAACTTAGGATGGATGAGTTAGTTGCCCGTTTCCATACCATGCGTCCACCTCGTTATTTTGGTAATGAAGGACCTGAAAAAGCTGAAATCTGGATTACTGAGATTGAAGACCtctttgatttgattgaatatCCATCGGCGCAACGTTTGAAGCTAGCACTCCATCAGTTGAAGGATCGTGCTAAGATGTGGTGGGCTACTACCTTGATGACTTTGGAATCTCAGAAAGTAACACCGTCTTGGGATGTATTCAAGCTGAAGTTCAGGGAAAGTTATTGTCCTCCATCGTTCTATAGTGCCAAATCAACTGAATTCCATAATTTGAAACAAGGAAATATGTCGGTACAAGACTATGCTGATACTTTTTACGAACTGTTGAAGTATGCTCCTCATGTTGCTGCTAGTCAGGGAGCTATTGTTGAAAGCTTCACTGAAGGATTAGATGATCGCTTGCATCCATTTGTCTCGACTGGAAAGCCAATGAATTATCCCGAAGCTGTGGAATTGGCAAAAAGGGCTGAGGCAAGTTTTCGAAGGAGAGGTGGAAACAAGACTCCTATCCAGCACCAATCTGGCAAGCAATCTTCAAGTCATTTTAGTACTTCATCTTTACGTCCAAAagggaaacaattcaagaaATCTGGCTCTAGTTCTACTAGTTCTGAAGGTTCTGGAAAGCAGAGTGGACAACGCTACACTGGTCCTTATTGTGATAACTGCGGTGGGAAACATTTCAGCAATCAATGTGTGGGAGTTCAAGGACTTTGCAATGTTTGTGGCAGACCAGGACACTTTGCTCGAGTTTGCCCCAGTCAGACAGGAAAATCAGTGCAGGCAGGTAGTGGAACACCTGGTGGCAAATTTTCTGCACCATCCCACTCTTCTCAACAGTCGAGCAGGCCACATCAGCAATCAAGAGGACAAGGTGGTCAACAAAATCAGCCACCCGTTCGTGtatttgccttgacagaggacgAGGCACAGGCAGCTCCAG